In Mytilus edulis chromosome 6, xbMytEdul2.2, whole genome shotgun sequence, the following proteins share a genomic window:
- the LOC139528216 gene encoding protein toll-like yields MRFLCIYFMIFSRFFFVDLLSRTDIYKTLFNRTDLHCSYSCSRNEYHIVSCCMCSMYKSQKELYSLTVSYNDILEYPEIEIPNVLNVHYQIKHLFRYITRLPVNMCNFTRIVQMDFSYNQIKRIDNISCIKSLDTLKMRKNKIEYLRSDTFSGMKYLRNIDLSYNRLRYIEPGLLLNMAASLLNFDVSNNLLTTVDITNILWENQPAFCETDFSFNKITSISNQLDWTCKRNTQFGYGGYVNLSNNNLSHFVKFYKIGFRNIFFLGKLLSYGFDLRENNWICDCQMYFLASKSSILLDKMHRSYFEVTCHSPPELKNVLLIDIIKHQSLDRLICNLTIADRCPPKCRCFYQPSRSRTVVDCSRTGRSGLPSALPLRTDLEIDFSSNRLSSMINNNHETKITGNESILYYYSKYIRKLDLSNNSIEIIPDDLMVELRNVSFINLSKNKMTKISRNLQMFNPCQIYIGEIVIHCKCKDIWLQNWLPSFQRKCYNNTRVYCKYHHKKVHILKMTRLELGCRLYNDVILCLIISFAVAVFIVTVSSLSIYTIRFELFIITRKFLKYCKGIVVPSDAYTYDIYISCNENDVYLRHWLTSSFVPFLQEKNFSVFLPYRDCQIGRLREEETIDIMSTSLNFVILLSENCESSMEMWIKKEWKYAWYNYRYDINREIIVINYDMMDYQDVTHKFLRAFLKMNSFINFSKKDKLIKAEVYSRLQHYHDSVFGKKLCNGPRTRRNNDLDTDIEMKKS; encoded by the coding sequence ATGAGGTTCTTGTGCATATACTTTATGATTTTCAGTCGTTTCTTTTTTGTGGATTTACTTTCTAGGACCGACATATACAAAACTTTATTCAACCGAACAGATCTTCATTGTTCGTATTCTTGTAGTAGGAATGAGTATCATATTGTCAGTTGTTGTATGTGTAGTATGTACAAATCGCAAAAAGAACTGTATTCATTGACAGTTTCGTACAATGACATTTTGGAATATCCTGAAATAGAAATACCAAATGTTTTGAATGTTCATTACCAGATAAAACACTTATTTAGGTATATAACGAGACTCCCAGTCAACATGTGTAATTTTACTAGAATCGTTCAAATGGATTTTTCGTACAATCAGATAAAAAGAATTGACAACATTTCTTGCATCAAAAGCTTAGACACTCTGAAAATGcgtaaaaacaaaatagaatattTGAGGAGCGATACTTTTAGCGGAATGAAATATTTACGCAATATTGACCTTTCATACAACCGTTTGAGGTACATCGAACCAGGATTATTATTAAACATGGCTGCAAGTCTTCTTAATTTTGATGTGTCTAATAATCTATTGACCACAGTAGATATCACCAATATTTTGTGGGAAAATCAACCAGCGTTTTGCGAAACCGATTTTTCCTTCAATAAGATAACAAGTATAAGCAATCAACTAGATTGGACATGCAAAAGGAATACACAATTTGGATATGGAGGATACGTTAATTTATCTAAcaataatttgtcacattttgtaaaattttataaaataggatttagaaatatattttttttaggaaaactGCTATCCTATGGATTTGATTTACGAGAAAACAATTGGATATGTGACTGCCAGATGTATTTCTTAGCATCAAAATCGTCTATTCTTTTAGATAAGATGCATAGATCCTATTTCGAAGTGACTTGTCATTCTCCTCCAGAATTGAAAAATGTGCTTCTAATTGACATAATTAAACATCAATCCCTCGATCGcttaatttgtaatttaacaATTGCTGACAGATGTCCTCCAAAGTGTCGCTGTTTTTACCAGCCTAGTAGATCCAGAACTGTAGTGGATTGTTCCAGAACGGGACGAAGTGGATTGCCATCTGCGTTGCCATTGCGAACTGATCTTGAGATAGATTTCTCAAGTAATAGATTATCAAGTATGATCAACAATAATCATGAAACAAAAATTACTGGTAATGAAAGCATACTATACTATTATAGCAAATACATTAGAAAACTGGATTTATCGAACAATAGCATTGAAATAATACCGGACGATCTTATGGTTGAATTAAGAAACGTAAGTTTTATTAATttgtcaaaaaacaaaatgacgaaAATCTCACGTAATTTGCAAATGTTTAACCCTTGTCAGATTTATATAGGAGAAATCGTTATTCACTGTAAATGCAAAGACATATGGCTTCAAAATTGGCTGCCATCATTTCAAAGGAAATGCTACAATAATACGAGAGTATATTGCAAGTATCATCATAAAAAAGTTCACATATTGAAAATGACTAGACTCGAACTTGGATGTAGACTTTACAATGACGTTATCTTATGTTTGATCATTTCATTTGCCGTGGCAGTGTTTATTGTAACTGTATCATCGCTTTCTATATATACGATTCGTTTTGAACTTTTCATCAtcacacgaaaatttctgaagtACTGCAAAGGGATAGTAGTTCCATCAGACGCATATACATATGATATCTACATATCTTGCAATGAAAATGACGTTTATTTACGGCATTGGCTGACGTCATCATTTGTTCCTTTTCTTCAAGAAAAAAACTTCAGTGTGTTTTTACCTTATCGAGATTGTCAAATAGGGCGACTGCGTGAGGAAGAAACCATTGATATAATGTCAACAAGTCTTAATTTCGTAATTTTGCTGTCCGAGAATTGTGAAAGTTCAATGGAAATGTGGATTAAGAAAGAATGGAAATATGCATGGTACAATTATAGATATGATATCAATCGAGAAATTATCGTAATAAATTATGACATGATGGACTATCAAGATGTGACACATAAATTTTTGAgagcatttttaaaaatgaatagttttataaatttttcaaaaaaggaTAAACTCATAAAGGCAGAGGTGTACTCGAGACTACAACATTATCATGATTCAGTATTCGGAAAAAAGTTATGCAACGGACCACGTACAAGGCGTAATAATGATCTAGACACTGACATTGAGATGAAAAAATCgtaa